In one Silene latifolia isolate original U9 population chromosome 10, ASM4854445v1, whole genome shotgun sequence genomic region, the following are encoded:
- the LOC141607596 gene encoding uncharacterized protein LOC141607596: MERPTSVKHFRPISCCNVIYKTISKIMCTRLALVLPDIISKNQGAFVKGRSILENILICQDLVRLYNRGMASPRCMFKLDLQKAYDIIEWKFVDQMLEDLKFPRKFKGMVMECLTTQTYTLNLNGAHFGYFQGRRRLRQGDPISPLLFCICMEYLTRIMDFAAGRWYFRYHPLSFGLRVNAAKSEVVFNGVYDGLKEDIILVSGFKEDWHDICYSKKEGGLGIKNAGVWNVASMGKLVHWLYTKADRLWVLWIDHVYLKGASWSNYQQSADSNWDWRNICKVRDLLSGGYQGNQWVLQPTGYTIRSGYCWMQGPHPHVQWYKEVWDSWNIPKHAFVGWLIQRKALNTRVKLAQIGICMSDRCLLYEGAAESHEHLFSDCVYSQMVIAGVEHWLHLKLNGRTGIYSQNHKRV; encoded by the exons ATGGAGAGACCTACTAGTGTCAAGCATTTCAGACCCATATCTTGCTGTAATGTAATTTATAAGACAATCTCCAAAATTATGTGTACAAGACTAGCCTTAGTCCTCCCTGATATCATCAGTAAGAATCAAGGGGCATTTGTTAAGGGGAGGAGTATCCTTGAGAACATTCTTATTTGCCAGGATCTTGTAAGACTATATAACAGAGGAATGGCTTCTCCTAGATGCATGTTTAAACTTGATTTGCAGAAAGCCTATGATATAATAGAATGGAAATTTGTGGATCAAATGCTAGAGGATCTTAAGTTTCCACGGAAGTTTAAAGGAATGGTTATGGAATGCCTTACTACTCAAACCTATACTTTAAACCTTAATGGAGCTCATTTTGGCTATTTTCAAGGAAGAAGACGACTGAGGCAGGGAGATCCCATTTCTCCCCTCTTATTCTGTATATGCATGGAATATCTTACTAGAATAATGGATTTTGCAGCTGGCAGATGGTACTTTAGATATCATCCTTTAT CATTTGGTTTAAGAGTGAATGCTGCTAAATCTGAGGTTGTGTTCAATGGGGTGTATGATGGACTGAAAGAGGATATCATTCTAGTCTCGGGGTTTAAGGAAG ATTGGCATGATATCTGTTACAGTAAAAAAGAGGGTGGACTGGGGATAAAAAATGCTGGGGTGTGGAATGTAGCAAGTATGGGGAAACTAGTACACTGGTTGTACACAAAAGCTGATAGACTTTGGGTTTTGTGGATTGACCATGTGTATTTGAAAGGAGCTTCTTGGTCTAACTATCAACAATCTGCAGATTCCAACTGGGACTGGAGAAACATTTGTAAGGTTAGGGATTTGTTGTCTGGTGGTTATCAGGGTAATCAGTGGGTGCTACAACCTACTGGTTACACTATCAGGTCTGGATACTGTTGGATGCAGGGACCACACCCCCATGTCCAATGGTATAAGGAGGTTTGGGACTCTTGGAACATACCAAAGCATGCGTTTGTTGGCTGGCTAATTCAGAGAAAAGCTCTAAATACTCGAGTTAAATTGGCACAGATTGGTATTTGTATGTCTGATAGATGCCTGCTTTATGAAGGAGCTGCGGAATCACATGAACATCTATTCAGTGATTGTGTCTATAGTCAAATGGTGATTGCAGGAGTGGAACACTGGCTCCACCTTAAACTAAATGGCAGGACTGGTATCTATTCACAGAACCATAAAAGAGTTtga